From the genome of Candidatus Hadarchaeales archaeon, one region includes:
- the gatD gene encoding Glu-tRNA(Gln) amidotransferase subunit GatD, producing the protein MTGYRGLVADFLKKAGAAVGDKIRIETDKGIFEGLLMPRTELADEKHLVVKLQSGYNIGIRVESIKKLEVLEKGSPPKILLAPPPSAPKEKPRVAIVGTGGTIASRVDYRTGAVFPALTAGELYSIVPELAELASIEVVEVCRVFSEHMRPDIWVKIGKEVAHQINKGARGVVVTHGTDTMGYTAAALSFMLKGLFRPVVLVGAQRSSDRPSSDAFLNLISAVAFAVKSDVAEVTVVMHGSMSDDFCLAHRGTKVRKCHTSRRDAFVSVNQKPLALIKDGEVKIIEENYRRASEKGRVRVDGKFDPKVILLKATPGLRSEVLEAIVNLGYRGIVIEGTGLGHVPETMFDGIKDAISRGVPVVMTSQCIWGRVNMRVYSTGRDLLNLGIIPAEDMLPETAFVKLMYVLGHTKNMRKIHEMMLTNMAGEISERSPSVEFWEGR; encoded by the coding sequence ATGACTGGATATCGCGGTTTGGTTGCAGATTTTTTGAAAAAAGCGGGGGCAGCCGTTGGGGACAAGATTAGGATCGAAACCGACAAAGGGATTTTTGAAGGTCTTTTGATGCCCAGAACAGAACTGGCGGATGAAAAGCATTTGGTAGTGAAGTTGCAGAGCGGTTATAATATTGGCATTCGCGTTGAATCCATCAAAAAACTTGAAGTTCTTGAGAAAGGAAGCCCCCCGAAAATTCTGCTAGCACCTCCACCTTCGGCTCCTAAAGAAAAACCAAGAGTTGCGATTGTGGGGACTGGGGGGACGATAGCCAGCAGAGTTGATTATAGAACGGGAGCCGTTTTTCCAGCTTTAACTGCTGGGGAGCTTTATAGCATCGTTCCAGAACTCGCCGAACTAGCAAGCATAGAAGTTGTTGAAGTGTGCAGAGTTTTCAGCGAGCACATGAGACCCGATATCTGGGTAAAGATAGGAAAGGAGGTTGCCCACCAGATAAACAAAGGAGCCAGAGGTGTGGTAGTTACTCACGGCACAGACACGATGGGATATACCGCAGCTGCTTTGAGTTTCATGCTTAAAGGTCTCTTTAGGCCAGTAGTTCTCGTTGGTGCGCAACGATCTTCCGATCGACCAAGCAGTGATGCTTTTCTGAATTTGATTTCCGCGGTAGCATTTGCTGTAAAGTCCGACGTGGCGGAAGTTACCGTGGTTATGCACGGTTCAATGTCTGATGATTTTTGTTTGGCTCACAGGGGTACAAAGGTTAGAAAATGTCATACCAGTAGGCGTGATGCTTTCGTCAGCGTTAATCAGAAACCATTGGCTTTGATCAAAGATGGAGAGGTAAAAATAATTGAGGAAAACTATCGCAGAGCGAGTGAAAAAGGGAGGGTCAGGGTGGACGGTAAATTTGATCCAAAGGTAATACTTCTCAAGGCCACGCCGGGTCTTCGTTCTGAAGTGTTGGAAGCAATTGTGAATCTTGGATATCGTGGGATTGTGATTGAAGGAACAGGTTTGGGGCACGTGCCTGAGACGATGTTCGATGGAATAAAAGATGCCATAAGTCGGGGTGTTCCAGTCGTAATGACTTCCCAGTGTATATGGGGAAGAGTAAACATGCGAGTCTATTCAACGGGCAGGGATCTGCTAAATCTGGGCATAATTCCCGCAGAAGATATGCTCCCAGAAACAGCCTTCGTGAAGCTCATGTATGTTCTCGGCCATACGAAAAATATGAGAAAAATCCACGAAATGATGCTTACAAACATGGCTGGGGAGATATCTGAAAGATCGCCGTCTGTCGAGTTTTGGGAGGGAAGGTGA
- the gatE gene encoding Glu-tRNA(Gln) amidotransferase subunit GatE, with protein sequence MIIDYGAIGLKVGLEIHQELATKKLFCACPTLLSDKTPEGTVIRRLRPTQSELGEFDRAALAEAIKGKGFKYQMDSDTTCLVELDEEPPHSVRDDVIDAALEISLLLNAKPVDEVHVMRKVVIDGSNTSGFQRTMLIAMDGWIEVEGKRYKITTVCLEEDAARKVGETEEYIEYRLDRLGIPLVEIATAAEFSDPETPAKVAFYIGQLCRMTSKVKWGLGATRQDINISISGGARQEIKGIQELSLIPKVIEFEAARQLGLLKLKDELNRRGVKENPCEIRKVTHIFENTACRMIKKAIESGADVFAVKLAGFAGLLGMELCPGRRFGMELADRARVFGKVGGIFHTDELPNYGISDEEVSKLKNEMGASENDVVVLTVAKPKDAENALRAVVERANMAIVGVPEETRRALSDGTTEFMRPLPGAARMYPETDIPPIPIDKRRIAKIKKKLPERPEQKIERFMKSYKLSRELAEQMVFYGDFRLFEDLLKRTKADPTLVATLLTQTLTSLRREGVQVERIRVEDIAEILILVRKKKIAKEGISEILREISSGISVKEAIDKLNLWSISERDLCEFVRKVVCEKKSFILERREAALQPLMGILMQSLRGRVDGETVHKLLEKEIRKVLREEAK encoded by the coding sequence ATGATAATAGATTATGGCGCAATCGGTCTGAAAGTGGGGCTCGAAATTCATCAAGAACTCGCAACTAAAAAACTGTTTTGTGCGTGTCCTACCCTGCTTTCAGACAAAACGCCGGAAGGCACGGTAATAAGAAGACTCCGACCGACACAGAGCGAGTTAGGCGAGTTCGACAGGGCGGCGCTTGCTGAAGCCATCAAGGGGAAAGGCTTCAAATATCAAATGGATTCGGACACAACTTGTTTAGTGGAACTGGACGAGGAGCCGCCACATTCAGTTCGTGATGACGTTATAGATGCAGCTCTCGAAATAAGTCTATTACTCAACGCGAAGCCCGTAGATGAAGTTCATGTGATGAGAAAAGTGGTAATAGACGGAAGCAACACCTCTGGATTTCAGCGCACAATGTTAATTGCGATGGATGGATGGATAGAAGTAGAAGGAAAAAGATACAAAATCACGACCGTTTGCTTGGAAGAGGATGCCGCGAGAAAGGTGGGAGAAACAGAGGAATATATAGAATATCGTCTTGACAGGTTAGGAATCCCGCTAGTGGAGATAGCGACCGCGGCAGAATTTTCAGATCCAGAGACACCGGCGAAGGTTGCTTTTTATATCGGTCAGCTCTGCAGGATGACTAGCAAGGTAAAATGGGGGTTAGGAGCAACTAGGCAAGATATAAATATATCGATTTCTGGTGGAGCGAGACAGGAGATAAAAGGCATTCAAGAACTTTCACTGATTCCGAAGGTGATCGAATTTGAAGCCGCTAGGCAACTTGGTCTGCTGAAGCTTAAAGATGAGCTGAACAGGCGTGGAGTCAAGGAGAACCCCTGTGAGATTCGCAAAGTCACACACATCTTCGAAAATACGGCTTGTAGAATGATAAAGAAAGCTATTGAAAGCGGTGCAGACGTTTTTGCCGTAAAGCTAGCTGGGTTTGCCGGTCTATTGGGAATGGAACTTTGTCCGGGAAGAAGATTTGGAATGGAGCTTGCAGATCGGGCGAGAGTTTTCGGCAAAGTTGGAGGAATCTTCCATACCGATGAACTTCCTAATTATGGAATCTCGGATGAGGAAGTTTCAAAGTTAAAGAATGAGATGGGTGCCTCCGAAAATGATGTTGTAGTTTTAACGGTGGCTAAACCCAAAGATGCGGAGAATGCGTTAAGAGCAGTAGTCGAAAGGGCCAATATGGCGATCGTTGGAGTTCCGGAAGAAACGAGAAGAGCTCTTTCTGATGGAACCACCGAGTTTATGCGTCCACTGCCTGGAGCAGCCAGAATGTATCCGGAAACCGATATACCACCGATTCCCATAGACAAGAGAAGGATTGCCAAAATAAAGAAAAAACTTCCTGAACGTCCTGAACAAAAGATCGAAAGGTTTATGAAGTCATACAAATTGAGTCGTGAACTTGCGGAGCAGATGGTTTTTTATGGAGATTTCCGACTTTTTGAAGATCTTTTAAAAAGAACCAAGGCGGATCCAACCCTTGTAGCGACTCTTTTGACGCAAACTCTGACAAGTCTGAGGAGGGAAGGTGTTCAAGTCGAGAGAATAAGAGTGGAGGACATCGCTGAAATTTTGATTCTTGTTAGAAAGAAAAAAATTGCGAAAGAAGGAATCTCAGAAATTCTTAGGGAAATTTCTTCCGGGATTTCGGTAAAAGAAGCGATTGATAAGCTTAATTTGTGGTCGATAAGTGAGCGGGATTTGTGCGAGTTTGTCCGAAAAGTAGTGTGTGAGAAAAAATCTTTCATTTTGGAAAGAAGAGAGGCTGCTCTCCAGCCTCTGATGGGAATCCTAATGCAAAGTTTGCGTGGACGTGTTGATGGGGAAACGGTTCATAAATTGCTTGAGAAGGAAATTAGAAAGGTTCTTAGGGAGGAAGCCAAGTGA
- a CDS encoding archease, whose product MKRFDWIEHPSDVGFRAYGRTLSEAFENAAIALFEIMVDTSTVRPEIEKSIVLRSEDPESLLYDWLDRLIALHDSEQLVFSKFEVNIAQISEGFLLNAKAWGEKFDPSRHEGRTAVKAMTYHMMEIKKKNDEWLVQAVVDI is encoded by the coding sequence GTGAAGAGGTTTGATTGGATTGAACATCCGAGCGATGTTGGATTCCGTGCTTATGGGCGAACTCTCTCAGAAGCTTTTGAAAACGCTGCAATTGCGCTTTTCGAGATAATGGTTGACACATCCACTGTGCGGCCTGAAATCGAGAAATCGATAGTATTGAGGTCGGAGGATCCGGAGTCCCTCTTGTATGACTGGCTAGATAGATTGATAGCGTTACACGACAGTGAGCAACTAGTTTTTTCGAAGTTTGAGGTGAACATTGCACAGATTTCCGAGGGCTTTCTCCTAAATGCGAAAGCTTGGGGGGAGAAATTCGATCCAAGCAGACATGAGGGACGCACAGCCGTCAAGGCAATGACGTATCACATGATGGAAATAAAAAAGAAAAATGACGAGTGGCTGGTTCAGGCTGTGGTAGATATCTGA
- a CDS encoding RtcB family protein — MTWMGKIKQIDEVRWEIPSDYKPGMLVPARIYADRELLEEMRKDMTLEQAANVAFLKGIYKYSITLPDGHQGYGFPIGGVAATDAEVGVISPGGVGYDINCGVRLLRTELKKEDVIPKLRQLVETLFRNVPSGLGSTGHVKLTPQQLDDVLRLGAKWAVENGFGWEEDLERLEEGGCMGGADPSKVSQEAKKRGFPQLGSLGSGNHFLEVQVVDKIYNPEVAKKFGIFEEDQVTVMIHTGSRGLGHQVCSDYLRRMEHVVHKYGIKLPDRELVNVPFTSQEGQDYFSAMKCAANYAWANRQMIVHWVRESFEQVFGKDAESMGLHIIYDVAHNIAKLEEHKVDDGKRKVVVHRKGATRAFGPGHPDVPSTYRDVGQPVLIPGDMGTASYVLVGTDLAMWETFGSTAHGAGRHLSRAAALKSFRGDYVQKALESQGIVVKAAKISVIAEEAPEAYKNVDRVADVSHRAGIAIKVARLRPIGVAKG; from the coding sequence ATGACGTGGATGGGGAAAATCAAACAAATAGATGAAGTACGATGGGAAATTCCAAGCGATTATAAGCCCGGTATGCTGGTTCCGGCGAGAATTTACGCAGACAGAGAACTTCTCGAAGAAATGCGTAAGGATATGACCCTAGAACAGGCGGCAAATGTTGCTTTCCTTAAAGGGATTTACAAATATAGCATAACTTTGCCCGATGGACATCAGGGTTATGGTTTTCCGATTGGTGGCGTAGCTGCAACAGATGCCGAGGTGGGCGTGATATCCCCGGGTGGGGTTGGTTACGACATAAACTGTGGTGTTCGACTGCTACGCACAGAATTGAAGAAAGAGGATGTTATCCCAAAACTTCGTCAGCTAGTGGAAACTCTTTTCAGAAATGTTCCCTCGGGTTTAGGTAGCACAGGGCATGTTAAGCTCACACCACAACAGCTTGATGACGTTCTACGGTTGGGAGCAAAATGGGCGGTGGAAAATGGCTTCGGATGGGAAGAAGATTTGGAGAGACTGGAAGAGGGAGGTTGTATGGGGGGTGCAGATCCGAGCAAAGTTAGTCAAGAAGCCAAAAAGAGGGGGTTTCCACAGCTCGGCAGTTTGGGCAGCGGAAATCATTTCCTCGAGGTTCAAGTTGTGGATAAAATATACAACCCGGAGGTCGCAAAGAAATTCGGGATCTTTGAGGAAGACCAGGTTACTGTGATGATTCACACAGGTTCTAGAGGTCTTGGTCACCAAGTCTGTTCAGACTACTTGCGCAGAATGGAACACGTCGTTCACAAATATGGAATAAAACTTCCCGACCGGGAGCTTGTAAACGTTCCATTCACCTCCCAAGAAGGGCAGGATTACTTCTCGGCCATGAAGTGTGCTGCTAACTATGCTTGGGCTAACAGGCAGATGATCGTTCATTGGGTGAGAGAGTCCTTCGAGCAAGTATTCGGAAAAGATGCAGAAAGCATGGGTCTCCACATAATTTACGATGTTGCCCATAACATAGCAAAACTCGAAGAGCATAAAGTCGATGATGGGAAAAGAAAAGTTGTAGTTCATAGAAAGGGTGCAACCAGAGCCTTCGGTCCTGGACACCCCGATGTTCCTTCGACATACAGAGATGTTGGACAGCCAGTTCTTATTCCTGGAGATATGGGGACTGCTTCGTATGTCTTAGTTGGAACAGATTTAGCCATGTGGGAGACTTTTGGTTCGACGGCTCACGGAGCAGGGCGTCATCTAAGCAGGGCGGCTGCTCTAAAGAGCTTCAGGGGCGATTATGTTCAGAAAGCGCTGGAATCTCAGGGAATAGTCGTGAAAGCGGCGAAGATTTCTGTTATCGCAGAGGAGGCACCAGAGGCATACAAAAATGTCGATCGTGTTGCAGATGTTTCGCATCGAGCTGGAATCGCCATCAAAGTTGCAAGATTGCGCCCGATAGGAGTAGCAAAAGGATGA
- a CDS encoding RNA methyltransferase: MRFRVLLPASLVCDVSDLRQKTLKIGIVGRALAIFRVDSVWIYDDHEPKVKNPQEEMNLIKLILEYMETPQYLRKILFRKKEELKFAGMLPPLRTPHHPSVHERSSRQQIREGAVISSKGGKSIVELGLPKRGLLSEEVKPGTRITVRILKDIGDYLIVEEVRKEEVKDYWGYRVYTAPSLSEAVRMSRSGFMIGTSKHGRNLEDVMHLLKSVRDPLTVAFGGPYAGLFEICAREGVKTEDLFDMVINMVPGQGTETVRTEEALIASLAILNVLRSI, encoded by the coding sequence ATGAGATTTAGAGTCCTCCTTCCGGCCTCTCTTGTGTGCGACGTCTCAGATTTAAGACAAAAAACGCTTAAGATTGGGATTGTTGGTAGGGCTTTAGCGATATTCAGAGTAGACTCAGTGTGGATATACGACGATCACGAGCCGAAGGTGAAAAATCCACAAGAGGAAATGAATCTTATAAAACTCATACTCGAGTACATGGAAACACCCCAATATCTCAGAAAGATACTTTTTAGAAAGAAAGAAGAGCTCAAATTTGCAGGAATGCTTCCTCCCTTACGCACGCCCCATCATCCATCTGTTCATGAGAGGTCCTCTCGCCAACAGATACGCGAGGGGGCTGTCATTTCTTCTAAAGGAGGAAAGAGCATAGTCGAGTTAGGTCTTCCAAAGCGGGGACTTCTAAGCGAAGAGGTTAAGCCAGGCACAAGAATTACCGTGAGGATACTCAAAGATATCGGAGATTATCTGATCGTGGAGGAAGTTAGGAAAGAGGAGGTAAAGGATTATTGGGGATACAGAGTTTATACTGCCCCCAGTCTGAGCGAAGCCGTTCGAATGTCGCGTTCAGGTTTCATGATAGGAACCTCTAAGCATGGCAGGAATCTGGAGGATGTCATGCACCTTCTTAAATCTGTCCGAGATCCTCTTACGGTAGCTTTTGGAGGCCCCTATGCCGGGCTTTTCGAAATATGTGCGAGAGAGGGTGTAAAAACCGAAGATCTTTTTGACATGGTGATAAACATGGTCCCGGGACAGGGAACGGAAACGGTGAGAACGGAGGAAGCGCTCATCGCATCACTGGCTATATTAAACGTTTTGCGCAGCATTTGA